In one Pseudomonadota bacterium genomic region, the following are encoded:
- a CDS encoding sulfatase: MTTALHGSGTQSYPSLMSLAASALLFYLVLAAPNHPEALAWDILLVFPLELPVILGALAVVGVTGRGAVLIRGVIVISLTLLTLTKLADFAVFSAYNRGFNPLVDLHLIPAAWNLGSGAIGTARALGAVIGALALLSALALALWWAATRWSKVELPQAPRRLTAIALFPALLLAVAEIGDAMRKWQLPFEAPGAAFTARVAVERAEMLGQTARRLSDFKEAASTDPFADATPLLDEIGARDVLFLYVESYGASSLTNPRYAPLHLDTLDAIEAELAARGLSMRSGWLEAPMIGGQSWLTHTTLATGLWSPDQRTYGAALVSGRKSLFHLASENAFETVAVMPAITMDWPEAGFMGFDRVLAAADLGYEGRPFNWVTMPDQFTLAALDRLVLPGAPGVDRSPVFAQVALISSHAPWTPVPRLIAWEDVGDGLAFNAMAAEGDAPDVVWRDRDRVRAQFRKAVDYSLRTAGSYVARLADAEPLIVLLGDHQPAAFVSEDDSFNVPVHVIGPAHLVERFASWGWVDGMRPSQATQAVRMDAFRNRFLQAFSSLSP, encoded by the coding sequence ATGACCACGGCCCTCCACGGCAGCGGCACGCAGTCTTACCCCAGCTTGATGTCATTGGCGGCCAGCGCGCTGCTCTTCTATCTCGTTCTGGCGGCACCGAACCATCCCGAAGCGCTCGCATGGGATATCCTGCTGGTCTTCCCGCTCGAGCTTCCGGTGATCCTCGGCGCGCTCGCCGTCGTGGGTGTGACGGGGCGCGGAGCAGTTCTGATCCGCGGTGTCATCGTCATCTCCCTCACGCTTCTGACCCTGACCAAGCTCGCCGATTTCGCGGTGTTCTCCGCCTACAATCGCGGGTTCAATCCGCTCGTTGACCTGCATCTCATCCCGGCAGCGTGGAATCTGGGATCCGGTGCAATCGGCACGGCACGCGCGCTCGGTGCCGTCATCGGGGCGCTAGCGCTCTTGTCGGCGCTTGCGCTCGCCCTGTGGTGGGCGGCGACGCGATGGTCGAAGGTCGAGCTTCCTCAAGCCCCCAGACGACTGACGGCGATTGCCCTCTTTCCTGCTCTCCTTCTCGCCGTCGCCGAGATCGGCGATGCCATGCGGAAGTGGCAACTGCCATTTGAAGCGCCCGGGGCGGCCTTCACGGCGCGCGTGGCCGTCGAACGGGCGGAGATGCTCGGCCAGACGGCGCGCCGGCTCAGTGACTTCAAAGAAGCCGCTTCGACGGACCCCTTTGCAGACGCGACCCCGCTCCTGGACGAGATCGGCGCGAGAGACGTCCTCTTTCTCTACGTGGAAAGCTACGGTGCATCGAGCCTCACGAACCCCCGCTACGCCCCCCTCCATCTCGACACGCTCGATGCCATCGAGGCCGAGTTGGCCGCGCGCGGCCTCTCCATGCGCTCGGGGTGGCTCGAGGCGCCTATGATCGGTGGTCAAAGCTGGCTCACGCACACAACGCTCGCCACGGGCCTCTGGTCACCGGACCAGCGGACCTACGGCGCGGCGTTGGTGAGCGGGCGAAAATCGCTTTTCCACCTCGCATCCGAGAACGCCTTCGAGACGGTCGCCGTGATGCCTGCCATCACGATGGATTGGCCGGAGGCAGGCTTCATGGGGTTTGATCGGGTCCTTGCCGCGGCAGATCTCGGCTATGAAGGGCGCCCTTTCAACTGGGTGACCATGCCCGACCAGTTCACCCTTGCCGCGTTAGACAGGCTGGTGCTGCCCGGCGCGCCGGGCGTGGACAGATCGCCCGTCTTCGCGCAGGTGGCCCTCATCTCATCCCATGCACCCTGGACGCCGGTGCCACGCCTCATCGCGTGGGAGGACGTCGGAGACGGGCTCGCGTTCAACGCCATGGCCGCTGAGGGCGATGCGCCCGACGTGGTCTGGCGGGACAGAGATCGCGTCAGGGCGCAGTTTCGAAAGGCCGTGGATTACAGCCTCAGGACGGCCGGAAGCTACGTGGCACGTCTGGCCGACGCCGAGCCGCTCATCGTCCTCTTGGGCGATCACCAGCCCGCAGCCTTCGTGTCAGAGGATGATAGTTTCAACGTGCCCGTCCATGTTATCGGGCCGGCGCACCTCGTCGAGCGCTTCGCATCGTGGGGCTGGGTGGACGGTATGCGCCCTTCTCAAGCGACCCAAGCGGTCAGGATGGACGCCTTCAGAAACCGGTTTCTCCAGGCTTTCAGCTCCCTCAGCCCTTGA
- a CDS encoding CDP-alcohol phosphatidyltransferase family protein yields the protein MRSFLSQVYQPFARDTALSPLHPVLRDFLIASLVCAVFVAAMGLRLSSETGALVATLLFTVGAGVAGIVMLRTYPHRSLGLCNVITVFRLALTAVLASLLFSGSAVSQPVLWAAFAMAAFALILDGVDGAAARHARLTSGFGARFDMEVDTLFALVLALLAWNTGQAGLWVLALGLPRYLFVLAGTIWPRLTGDLPERMSRKVVCVIQVGTLVALLIPVLPLWLKTGAAGIAAVALAWSFMQDIRHLLSRPE from the coding sequence ATGAGAAGCTTCCTGAGCCAAGTCTATCAGCCTTTCGCCCGCGATACAGCGCTCTCGCCGTTGCATCCGGTGTTGCGCGATTTTCTCATCGCGAGCCTTGTCTGCGCCGTGTTCGTGGCGGCGATGGGTCTGCGGCTGAGCAGCGAGACGGGCGCCCTTGTGGCCACCCTGCTGTTCACGGTGGGCGCCGGGGTGGCTGGCATCGTGATGCTCCGCACGTATCCCCATAGATCGCTCGGTCTGTGCAATGTGATTACCGTCTTTCGGTTGGCCCTGACCGCCGTCCTCGCCTCCCTGCTCTTCTCGGGATCCGCCGTGTCTCAGCCTGTCCTCTGGGCCGCGTTTGCCATGGCCGCATTCGCCCTCATTCTCGACGGGGTGGACGGAGCCGCGGCGCGTCATGCGCGGCTCACTTCTGGCTTCGGGGCGCGGTTCGACATGGAGGTGGATACGCTCTTTGCGCTCGTTCTTGCGCTCCTAGCCTGGAATACGGGGCAAGCAGGGCTCTGGGTCCTGGCGCTCGGCCTGCCCCGCTACCTCTTCGTTTTGGCCGGCACCATCTGGCCGCGGCTTACGGGCGACCTGCCCGAGCGCATGAGCCGGAAGGTCGTGTGCGTTATCCAGGTCGGGACGCTCGTGGCGTTGCTCATTCCGGTCCTGCCGCTGTGGCTCAAGACAGGCGCCGCGGGCATTGCCGCCGTGGCCTTGGCGTGGTCGTTCATGCAGGACATTCGCCACCTGCTCTCACGCCCCGAATGA
- a CDS encoding cytochrome b produces the protein MAQTSTQRYGYPTASRWLHWLTALVVLATIPVGVIMTTEGLPRTVQNTLFIFHKNVGVIIFLLVAARLLIRSATRTEPLPAETPAWQKTAASVSHAALYVLLLVMAISGYVRVAAGGFPIESLDALGIPKLVPRSDPLADTAQWIHSSARFILAAFIFLHIGAALQHGLIKRDGVFTRMWPLNAPRP, from the coding sequence ATGGCTCAAACATCAACGCAAAGATACGGCTATCCCACGGCCTCTCGTTGGCTCCATTGGCTGACCGCGCTCGTTGTCCTCGCGACGATCCCCGTCGGCGTGATCATGACGACGGAAGGGCTGCCCCGCACCGTGCAGAACACCCTCTTCATTTTCCACAAGAACGTGGGGGTCATCATTTTTCTCCTCGTGGCGGCGCGCCTCCTCATTCGAAGCGCGACGCGCACAGAACCGCTGCCCGCGGAGACACCGGCCTGGCAGAAGACCGCGGCCTCGGTGAGCCACGCGGCGCTCTATGTCCTGCTCCTTGTCATGGCGATCTCAGGCTATGTCCGCGTGGCCGCGGGCGGCTTTCCGATCGAGTCCCTCGATGCGCTGGGCATCCCGAAGCTCGTCCCGCGCTCTGATCCGCTGGCTGATACGGCGCAATGGATCCACTCCTCGGCGCGCTTCATCCTGGCGGCGTTCATCTTTCTTCACATCGGTGCGGCCCTGCAGCACGGCCTGATCAAGCGCGACGGCGTTTTCACGCGGATGTGGCCACTGAACGCGCCCCGCCCATGA
- the mdoH gene encoding glucans biosynthesis glucosyltransferase MdoH has protein sequence MSAPDASLPEGDLSPVRTVRPVLRTARRRIPVPARFWVFAAITLAFSVPLVIGLAAVLAPLEAIDVLLVSLFALNTLWVSAAAATAILGTMVIEQEKIAPRPTSAGPRERTAVLFLICGEDPAAVARSIEALTADLARDETSGDTDLWLLSDTGPAAAKREEQAIEPLLAAGLLRYRRRVQNLRRKPGNLADWVQEHSHAYQSMLVMDADSGMTAARLKDLRLAMEADPRLGLVQSGISLRPGGSRFTRLQRLSTRLAGPAFIRGLGAWAGQAGNYWGHNALIRVAAFRTAMDLPALNGPAPYGGDFLSHDFIEAAWLVRAGWKVEISPDMRGSFEDGSDRLETFHRRDRRWCQGNLQHIRALLTRGLHPLSRLHLAFGIQSYLSSPIWLIVILLFLLAGMAPGAVPILSGALALLLVPKITAMIGFLRRTRRRSRRRVFLRASMAELLLSTLVSPLVMVRQSLAVCAVILGRDCGWKGPRRVARPAFPDGSVECAAGLALVALAALGGETAYQALWLTLICGPLIGAPWLYPWLDRDPAR, from the coding sequence ATGAGCGCACCGGACGCCTCGCTCCCTGAAGGTGACCTCAGCCCGGTCCGCACGGTCAGGCCTGTTCTGCGAACGGCACGCCGTCGCATTCCGGTGCCCGCGCGGTTTTGGGTCTTTGCGGCGATAACCTTGGCGTTTTCGGTTCCCCTCGTGATCGGGCTCGCTGCCGTGCTCGCGCCGCTCGAAGCGATTGATGTCCTTTTGGTGTCTCTCTTTGCGCTCAATACGCTCTGGGTCTCGGCAGCTGCTGCCACGGCGATCCTCGGCACGATGGTGATAGAACAAGAGAAGATCGCGCCACGCCCCACAAGCGCGGGGCCGCGTGAACGGACGGCTGTCCTCTTCCTCATCTGCGGCGAGGACCCTGCGGCCGTCGCCCGCAGCATCGAGGCGCTCACCGCCGATCTTGCGCGAGACGAGACCTCAGGGGACACCGATCTCTGGCTGTTGTCCGATACGGGGCCTGCGGCCGCGAAGCGCGAAGAGCAGGCCATTGAACCGCTGCTCGCCGCGGGCCTGCTCAGGTACCGCCGCCGCGTGCAGAACCTGAGGCGCAAGCCGGGGAACCTCGCCGATTGGGTGCAAGAGCACAGCCATGCCTATCAAAGCATGTTGGTCATGGACGCGGACAGCGGCATGACGGCGGCGCGACTGAAAGACCTTCGACTGGCTATGGAGGCCGATCCCCGCCTGGGCCTCGTCCAGAGCGGGATCAGCCTGCGCCCGGGCGGGTCGCGCTTCACGCGCCTCCAGCGCCTCTCCACGCGGCTCGCCGGGCCCGCCTTTATCCGTGGGCTCGGCGCCTGGGCAGGGCAGGCCGGGAATTACTGGGGGCACAATGCGCTCATCCGTGTCGCCGCCTTCCGGACGGCCATGGATCTGCCAGCACTCAACGGCCCCGCGCCCTATGGCGGGGATTTTCTGAGCCACGATTTCATCGAGGCGGCCTGGCTCGTGCGGGCGGGCTGGAAGGTCGAGATTTCGCCGGACATGCGCGGCAGCTTCGAAGACGGCTCCGACCGCCTCGAAACATTCCACCGGAGAGACCGGCGCTGGTGTCAGGGCAATCTGCAGCACATCCGGGCGTTGCTGACCCGTGGCCTCCATCCCTTGAGCCGCCTCCACCTTGCTTTCGGCATCCAAAGCTACCTCTCATCCCCGATTTGGCTCATCGTCATTCTGCTCTTCTTGCTTGCGGGTATGGCCCCGGGGGCCGTGCCGATCCTGTCGGGTGCTCTGGCCCTGCTCCTCGTGCCGAAGATCACCGCGATGATCGGCTTCCTGCGCAGGACGCGCCGCAGGAGCCGGCGCCGCGTCTTTCTCCGTGCGAGCATGGCCGAGCTTCTATTGAGCACGCTCGTGTCGCCACTTGTCATGGTCAGGCAAAGCCTTGCCGTCTGTGCAGTCATCCTTGGCCGGGATTGCGGTTGGAAGGGCCCACGGCGTGTTGCGCGCCCGGCATTTCCGGACGGGTCGGTCGAATGTGCCGCGGGGCTGGCCCTAGTGGCTTTGGCCGCTCTTGGTGGTGAAACGGCCTACCAGGCCTTGTGGCTAACCCTCATCTGCGGTCCGCTGATCGGTGCGCCGTGGCTTTATCCGTGGCTGGACCGGGATCCTGCTCGCTGA
- a CDS encoding glucan biosynthesis protein, which produces MRRRTFLAGALASGALPIGGWASEAPESLAIIAERMSRAPHRDPSMRLAPPFDALTYDSFRAIRPREGGAAGIPLGSGYSADLLPPGFYFRDKVDIEIAQGGGLQAVGFDPGLFSYGARYFDGTPALSDEERGEMGFSGLRLRAPYRTPGISDEFFVTQGASYFRAVSRDTLYGLSCRALAIGTGGNGPEEFPLFTRLRLGEASGGAARLDALIESPSVTGAAELRIAPGEPTIVDVDLVLFPRVTILDVGLAPLTSMYLKGPLRAAVSDDFRPRVHDSDALEIVNGAGERLWRPLSNPAALQTSSFVDDGPSGFGLVQSPRSFAAFEDPEAAYHRRPSAWVEPRGDWGAGQVMLVEIPTDDEFFDNIVAFWRPDAPLAAGETYRFSYRVHIGAQPMPRAEGGIRIVQSRSGLVHDRPGRLQYVVDFEGPGAETLTPFLQASAGDVHGVSAYQIPDRGHLRVGFQFEPGLAPVAELRLVLRDQGQSPKSPVWLHRWTPGRDGGP; this is translated from the coding sequence ATGCGCCGCCGCACGTTTCTTGCAGGAGCATTGGCCTCGGGGGCGTTGCCCATCGGCGGGTGGGCGTCTGAGGCCCCAGAGAGCCTTGCAATCATCGCCGAACGGATGTCGAGGGCCCCGCATCGCGACCCCTCCATGCGTCTCGCGCCGCCCTTTGACGCCCTTACATACGACAGCTTTCGGGCCATCCGACCACGAGAGGGCGGTGCCGCAGGCATCCCCCTCGGAAGCGGCTACAGCGCCGACCTCCTGCCGCCGGGCTTCTATTTCAGGGACAAGGTGGACATCGAGATCGCGCAGGGCGGCGGGCTTCAGGCTGTCGGGTTTGACCCGGGCCTTTTCTCCTACGGGGCCCGCTACTTCGACGGAACCCCAGCGCTTTCTGACGAAGAGCGCGGCGAAATGGGCTTTTCGGGGCTGAGGCTGCGCGCGCCCTATCGCACACCGGGTATTTCCGATGAGTTCTTCGTCACGCAAGGCGCCAGCTACTTTCGCGCTGTGTCCCGAGACACGCTTTACGGTCTGTCCTGCCGGGCCTTGGCGATCGGGACAGGAGGAAACGGTCCAGAGGAATTCCCGCTGTTCACCCGGCTGCGGCTCGGCGAAGCCTCGGGCGGAGCCGCGCGGCTCGATGCGCTGATTGAAAGCCCCTCGGTCACCGGGGCCGCGGAGCTCAGGATCGCACCGGGAGAGCCAACCATCGTGGATGTCGATCTGGTGTTGTTTCCGCGCGTGACGATCCTAGACGTCGGTCTTGCACCACTGACCTCGATGTACCTGAAGGGCCCGCTCCGGGCCGCGGTCTCGGATGATTTCCGTCCGCGTGTCCATGACAGCGACGCGCTGGAGATCGTTAACGGAGCGGGGGAACGCCTTTGGCGGCCCCTGTCCAATCCGGCAGCGCTTCAGACGTCGAGCTTTGTCGACGACGGGCCGTCGGGATTTGGCCTCGTGCAATCCCCCCGGAGTTTTGCCGCGTTCGAGGACCCAGAAGCCGCCTACCATCGCCGGCCCTCTGCCTGGGTTGAGCCACGGGGCGACTGGGGCGCGGGCCAAGTGATGCTGGTGGAGATCCCCACGGACGACGAGTTCTTCGACAATATCGTTGCCTTCTGGCGGCCTGATGCACCGCTCGCGGCGGGCGAGACCTATCGCTTCTCCTACCGCGTTCACATCGGAGCGCAGCCCATGCCGCGCGCGGAAGGGGGAATCCGCATCGTGCAAAGCCGTTCCGGGCTGGTCCATGACCGCCCTGGTCGGCTGCAATACGTCGTGGATTTCGAAGGCCCGGGCGCGGAGACGCTCACCCCATTTCTACAGGCCTCTGCCGGTGATGTTCACGGCGTGTCGGCCTACCAGATCCCGGATCGGGGCCACCTGCGCGTGGGGTTCCAATTCGAGCCGGGCCTGGCACCGGTCGCGGAGCTTCGGCTCGTCCTGCGCGATCAGGGGCAAAGCCCGAAATCGCCGGTTTGGCTGCATCGGTGGACACCGGGCCGGGATGGGGGGCCCTAG
- a CDS encoding endonuclease/exonuclease/phosphatase family protein, whose product MLHLNCLTWNVHRCRGRDGTVNADRTQTALTGLLRTRDIDLLVLTEADGEQRPYRSLMDIERLEKDTGLLSAHHSPTLRWGAESDGFLGTIVLHSERVRLIDGALLDLPGHYPRGAVVLTCEGADRGFRVVATHLSLAQVLRVAQMRAIGQHLDRREGLPTLLIGDLNEWRPWRGLAFSGRVAGRAFAGPPRRSFPAAFPLLPLDGALTADGARVLEAAVIRQDDMRVASDHLPLFARIEIA is encoded by the coding sequence ATGCTGCATCTCAATTGCCTGACCTGGAACGTGCACCGATGCCGCGGGCGAGACGGTACAGTCAATGCGGACCGGACCCAGACCGCGCTCACGGGCCTCCTCCGGACGCGCGACATCGATCTCCTCGTCCTGACGGAAGCAGATGGCGAGCAGCGCCCGTACCGCTCGCTCATGGATATCGAGCGACTGGAGAAAGACACGGGGCTTCTCTCCGCGCACCATTCTCCAACCCTGCGCTGGGGCGCAGAAAGTGACGGCTTTCTCGGGACGATCGTCCTCCATTCCGAGCGGGTGAGGCTCATCGACGGCGCGCTGTTGGACCTACCCGGTCACTACCCGCGCGGCGCGGTGGTCCTGACATGCGAGGGGGCTGATCGCGGCTTCCGGGTCGTGGCGACCCATCTCTCGCTGGCCCAGGTGCTGCGGGTGGCGCAGATGCGCGCCATTGGTCAGCACCTCGATCGACGCGAAGGGCTCCCCACTCTCCTGATCGGTGACCTCAATGAATGGCGGCCGTGGCGCGGTCTGGCGTTCTCGGGTCGCGTGGCGGGGCGCGCATTCGCTGGCCCGCCACGGCGGAGCTTCCCCGCGGCCTTCCCCCTTTTGCCGCTCGATGGGGCGCTTACCGCGGACGGGGCCCGGGTACTGGAGGCCGCGGTGATCCGGCAGGACGACATGAGGGTTGCCTCGGACCACCTGCCGCTCTTCGCCCGCATCGAGATCGCCTAG
- a CDS encoding pyridoxal-dependent decarboxylase → MDWDEFETYARDIASWSANYHRMLSDRPVRAQTAPGDIAGKIPDHPPETGQDMAQILADFEEIVMPGMTHWQHPRFFAYFPANAAPPSILAELLVTAMAAQCMLWQTSPAATELEGRMVDWMAQALGLDGMTGVIQDSASSATLSAVLTMRERATGYTGNRDGLSQKGALRIYCSEECHSSIDRAVWVAGIGQANLVKIPTKGPTYAMDTEALAAAISADRDQGHIPAGIIAITGGTGIGACDDLPAIATLAAKEDLYTHLDAAWAGSAMIADDLREPIWRGAERFDSVVMNPHKWLGAQFDCSLQFLRDPVPQLNTLKIEPEYLKTSASVTNYSEWTIPLGRRFRALKLWFLLRSYGLEDLRQRMRNHCLWARMACDALRRGGFEIITEPQLSIFTFRRDGDDDAQQELVDRINNDGRIYLTQGAFRGRKVIRFQVGQFHTTEEDVSLAVRVIEELAT, encoded by the coding sequence ATGGATTGGGACGAATTCGAAACCTATGCGCGCGATATCGCATCGTGGTCCGCAAACTATCACCGCATGTTATCTGATCGCCCGGTTCGCGCGCAGACCGCGCCCGGAGACATCGCAGGCAAGATCCCCGATCATCCGCCGGAAACAGGGCAGGACATGGCGCAGATCCTCGCGGATTTCGAAGAGATCGTGATGCCCGGCATGACCCATTGGCAGCATCCCCGCTTCTTCGCCTATTTCCCGGCCAACGCCGCGCCCCCTTCAATCCTTGCCGAGCTCCTGGTCACGGCCATGGCGGCGCAGTGCATGCTCTGGCAAACCTCGCCCGCGGCCACGGAGCTCGAGGGGCGGATGGTCGACTGGATGGCACAGGCGCTGGGGCTCGACGGCATGACGGGCGTGATCCAGGACAGCGCGTCCTCCGCGACGCTCTCCGCGGTCCTCACCATGCGGGAACGCGCGACCGGCTATACGGGCAATCGCGATGGACTGAGCCAGAAAGGCGCTCTCCGCATCTACTGCTCGGAGGAATGCCACAGCTCCATCGATCGCGCGGTGTGGGTCGCCGGCATCGGGCAGGCCAACCTCGTCAAGATCCCGACCAAAGGCCCCACTTACGCGATGGATACCGAGGCGCTCGCCGCTGCGATTTCCGCCGATCGCGACCAGGGCCATATCCCCGCGGGCATCATCGCCATCACCGGCGGCACCGGCATCGGGGCCTGCGATGACCTTCCCGCCATCGCCACCCTGGCCGCGAAGGAAGACCTCTACACCCATCTGGACGCCGCATGGGCCGGCTCCGCGATGATCGCGGACGACCTGAGAGAGCCAATCTGGCGCGGCGCGGAGCGCTTCGACAGCGTGGTGATGAACCCCCATAAATGGCTCGGCGCACAGTTTGACTGCTCCTTGCAATTCCTGCGCGATCCGGTGCCTCAATTGAACACGCTCAAGATCGAGCCCGAATACCTCAAGACGTCGGCGTCGGTGACGAATTACAGCGAATGGACGATCCCGCTCGGGCGTCGCTTCCGCGCGCTCAAGCTGTGGTTCCTGCTTCGCTCCTACGGCCTCGAGGACCTGCGGCAGCGGATGCGCAACCACTGCCTCTGGGCGCGTATGGCGTGCGACGCGCTCCGGCGTGGCGGGTTCGAGATCATCACCGAGCCTCAGCTCTCGATCTTCACCTTCCGCCGAGACGGCGACGACGACGCCCAGCAGGAGTTGGTGGACCGGATCAACAATGACGGTCGCATCTACCTCACGCAGGGCGCGTTTCGCGGCCGCAAGGTTATCCGTTTCCAGGTGGGGCAATTCCACACGACGGAAGAAGACGTGAGCCTGGCCGTACGTGTCATCGAGGAGCTGGCGACCTGA
- a CDS encoding sensor histidine kinase → MGSADVLSIDRLRQSLQSLSARIILLMTLALFPLGLISIYQTRAVIGEAQELTNAALTSQTIAAAAAERELIQEAVGAAAGLAASIAGGVSDCPALLREFVSGSNPYIFAGYTERDGIMRCSSTGDIVDFSDEPGLADALALDGPTISMNTEGRVSRQSVVLVSHAARSGGEALGLVTLSIPHWIANPLLEDAEAGRDGLRLASVNPAGTIISSSGPLEGASDFLPADIPLEEVFARKGSTFSARAADGSFRFYTVSRMIEDQLALVGSWPAAASSLGAISGAQAWAIGFPVLMWFAGVGVAYFGLQRLVVRHIKRLRSSMRRFALGDREDAFLELVDAPEELEEAERAFNRMAVIITEAENRQLKDLRDKEVLLKEVHHRVKNNLQLIASIINMQAREAKQGETRRMLSNLQRRVRGLAMLHRSLYTTPDETQVNSADLVEMVVADTSALAREQEIEVSSQLSAAPLFPDQAVPFSMLVSEAMTNAFKHHGKSSDGKAFIDVRLTTSGKDLRLTVANSVAPPGQKSELPEDGVLSSDGLGRRLMTAFVSQLEGEQSVEETPDSYALNITIPLRNFEAAE, encoded by the coding sequence ATGGGCAGCGCCGACGTGCTTTCAATCGACCGCCTGAGACAATCGCTGCAAAGCCTGTCTGCGCGCATCATTCTGCTCATGACGCTCGCGCTTTTTCCGCTCGGGCTCATCTCCATCTATCAGACCCGGGCCGTCATCGGGGAAGCGCAAGAGCTCACGAATGCCGCCCTGACTTCGCAAACCATCGCCGCCGCCGCAGCGGAGCGCGAGCTCATTCAGGAAGCCGTTGGCGCCGCCGCCGGATTGGCCGCGTCAATTGCGGGCGGCGTCAGCGATTGCCCTGCGCTCCTCCGGGAATTCGTCTCGGGCAGCAACCCCTACATCTTCGCCGGTTACACGGAGCGGGACGGCATCATGCGATGCTCCTCGACCGGCGACATCGTGGACTTTTCCGACGAACCAGGGCTCGCGGACGCATTGGCTCTCGATGGTCCGACCATCTCCATGAACACCGAGGGCCGCGTTTCGCGTCAGTCCGTCGTCCTCGTCTCCCACGCGGCGCGCTCCGGCGGCGAAGCCTTGGGGCTCGTGACGCTCTCCATCCCGCATTGGATCGCCAATCCCCTGCTCGAAGATGCCGAGGCAGGCCGCGATGGTCTGCGCCTCGCATCGGTGAATCCCGCCGGGACGATCATCTCGTCGAGCGGCCCCCTCGAAGGGGCGAGCGACTTCCTTCCCGCGGACATACCCCTCGAAGAGGTTTTCGCGCGTAAGGGCAGCACGTTTTCGGCGCGCGCGGCGGACGGGTCCTTCCGGTTCTATACGGTGAGCCGCATGATCGAGGATCAGCTGGCCCTCGTCGGATCCTGGCCCGCGGCGGCCAGCAGCCTCGGCGCGATCAGCGGAGCGCAGGCCTGGGCCATCGGATTCCCGGTCCTGATGTGGTTTGCGGGTGTGGGTGTCGCCTATTTCGGCCTCCAGCGCCTGGTGGTCCGCCACATCAAGCGCCTGCGCTCATCCATGCGCCGGTTCGCGCTCGGTGACCGGGAGGACGCCTTTCTCGAGCTCGTGGACGCGCCCGAGGAGCTTGAGGAAGCTGAACGCGCGTTCAATCGCATGGCCGTCATCATCACGGAAGCGGAGAACCGGCAGCTCAAGGACCTCCGCGACAAGGAGGTGCTGCTCAAGGAAGTCCACCACCGGGTCAAGAACAACCTTCAGCTCATCGCCTCGATCATCAACATGCAGGCCCGCGAGGCAAAGCAGGGCGAAACGCGGCGCATGCTGTCGAATTTGCAGCGCCGGGTGCGCGGCCTCGCGATGCTGCACCGCTCGCTTTACACCACACCGGACGAAACACAGGTCAATTCCGCCGATCTGGTCGAAATGGTCGTGGCAGATACCTCCGCGCTCGCCCGGGAGCAGGAGATCGAGGTCAGTTCGCAGCTCTCTGCCGCGCCTCTCTTCCCGGACCAGGCCGTGCCTTTCTCGATGCTGGTATCCGAGGCGATGACAAACGCCTTCAAGCACCATGGGAAGTCCTCAGACGGTAAGGCCTTTATCGATGTCAGGCTGACCACGAGCGGCAAGGATCTGCGGCTCACGGTGGCCAACAGCGTCGCGCCCCCGGGCCAGAAGAGCGAGTTGCCGGAAGACGGTGTGCTGAGTTCGGACGGGCTCGGGCGACGGCTGATGACGGCATTCGTCAGCCAGCTGGAAGGCGAACAGAGCGTGGAAGAGACGCCCGACAGCTACGCGCTGAATATCACAATCCCCCTGCGGAATTTCGAGGCTGCGGAGTAA
- a CDS encoding RNA polymerase sigma factor, with translation MAKSDVRDQLVEHLGPMRAFALNLTRNSALADDMVQDALVKAWTKIETFEEGTNMRAWLFTILRNTYYSHHRKARREVADVDGTYAASLATKPDHDGRLQMMDFQDAFELLNDEQREALTLVGAEGFSYEDAAQTCNVAVGTIKSRVNRGRARLAELMGLEDDEALEMTDAVTSGIVGSQKHVA, from the coding sequence ATGGCGAAAAGTGATGTACGCGACCAGCTCGTAGAGCATCTGGGCCCCATGCGCGCCTTCGCATTGAACCTCACTCGAAACTCTGCCCTCGCCGATGACATGGTGCAGGATGCGCTCGTCAAGGCCTGGACCAAGATCGAGACGTTCGAAGAAGGCACCAACATGCGTGCCTGGCTCTTCACCATTCTTCGCAACACGTATTACTCGCACCACCGCAAGGCGCGGCGCGAAGTGGCAGATGTGGATGGCACATATGCTGCAAGCCTTGCCACGAAGCCAGACCATGATGGCCGCTTGCAGATGATGGACTTTCAGGACGCCTTCGAACTTCTCAACGATGAACAACGCGAAGCGCTCACGCTCGTTGGTGCAGAAGGCTTCTCCTATGAAGATGCTGCGCAGACCTGCAACGTCGCCGTCGGCACGATCAAGAGCCGCGTGAACCGGGGCAGAGCCCGCCTCGCCGAGCTCATGGGCCTCGAGGACGACGAGGCCCTGGAAATGACAGACGCTGTCACGAGTGGCATCGTGGGATCGCAGAAACACGTGGCCTGA
- a CDS encoding NepR family anti-sigma factor, producing MFDDHMTEEDPSKANAEIDANLRRAYDEITQQDIPDRFKQLLADLRAGNDSVVSNDNEGPAGRKTSEDADGEK from the coding sequence ATGTTTGATGATCACATGACGGAAGAAGATCCCTCCAAGGCGAACGCAGAGATCGACGCGAATTTGCGTCGAGCGTACGATGAGATCACACAGCAAGACATTCCCGACCGCTTCAAACAACTCCTCGCTGACCTACGCGCCGGTAATGATAGCGTCGTCTCCAACGATAACGAGGGTCCTGCAGGCCGAAAGACGAGCGAGGACGCGGATGGCGAAAAGTGA